In Desulfopila inferna, a single genomic region encodes these proteins:
- the ctlX gene encoding citrulline utilization hydrolase CtlX, which yields MTLQHIQAPGAVVMIRPHRFHSNPETATDNAFQRSEDDSSPATIARQAFEEVSAAASRLEAEGVRVHIFEDRGIKDTPDSVFPNNWFSTHQGGHVAIFPMHSPSRRRERRSDIIEMLKAEYRVQDVIDYSSLEYDNLFLEGTGAMVLDHIARIAYTAKSNRADAIALERFCTHFNFEPMAFATADKNGNSIYHTNVMMCIATEFALVGFDIIRDYARREEIRRRIAEVGRDVIELSHYQIEEFAGNAMELSTSNGRILAISARAAASLSDEQKAIIEKSAKLVPLVVPTIELAGGSIRCMLAGIHLAARY from the coding sequence ATGACGCTACAACACATCCAGGCTCCGGGCGCCGTCGTCATGATCCGACCGCACAGATTTCATTCCAATCCGGAAACCGCCACCGATAATGCCTTTCAGCGCAGCGAGGATGACTCTTCGCCTGCCACCATCGCCAGGCAGGCCTTTGAAGAGGTTTCCGCCGCCGCCTCGAGGCTTGAGGCCGAAGGCGTGCGTGTCCATATTTTCGAGGATCGGGGCATTAAAGACACCCCTGACTCGGTTTTTCCCAACAACTGGTTTTCCACGCATCAGGGAGGACATGTCGCCATATTTCCCATGCACTCGCCCAGCCGGCGGAGAGAGAGGCGCAGCGATATCATAGAAATGCTCAAAGCCGAATACCGCGTACAGGATGTCATCGATTACTCCAGCCTGGAATACGACAACCTTTTTCTCGAAGGTACGGGTGCTATGGTTCTCGATCATATTGCCCGCATCGCCTATACAGCAAAGTCCAACCGTGCAGACGCCATCGCTCTGGAACGATTCTGCACCCATTTCAATTTTGAGCCCATGGCCTTTGCCACAGCTGACAAAAACGGTAATTCGATTTATCACACCAATGTAATGATGTGTATTGCCACCGAGTTCGCTCTGGTCGGTTTCGACATCATTAGAGATTATGCCCGCAGGGAAGAAATCCGACGGCGCATAGCTGAAGTAGGCCGCGATGTTATCGAACTCAGCCATTATCAGATAGAAGAATTTGCCGGAAATGCCATGGAACTCTCCACCTCAAATGGCAGGATTCTGGCAATTTCCGCCCGTGCTGCCGCATCTCTGAGTGATGAGCAGAAGGCAATCATTGAAAAATCGGCTAAGCTCGTCCCTCTGGTCGTGCCGACTATCGAACTTGCCGGCGGCTCGATACGATGCATG